ACGTTATACAGCCACTAGAACAAGAAGTAGCGCTGAGCCATTGGAAGCTCGGTAGCTGGCTCAGAAGTGATAGGTTCACCGTCAACAGTGAGCGTATACGTTTCTGGATCCACTTCAATGTTTGGGGTGGCATTGTTGTGCTTGAGATCTGCCTTGGAGATTGTGCGCATGTTCTTTGCTTCGACAAATTTGCGATCAATACCAAGTTGTTCTGGTATGTCAGCCTCGAAAGCAGCCGTCGGTAGGAAGGTTACCGAGGTACGACCAGCAGCAGCACCACGAGCGCCAAAGGAATAACGCATGGTACGAGGCTGTGGCGTTGGGATAGAAGCATTAGCATCACCCATAATCGAGCGAGCAATAATGCCAGACTTAATCACGATATTTGGCTTTACACCGAAGTATGCCGGATCCCAAATAACAAGATCGGCGAGCTTACCTTCTTCAACAGAGCCAATCGTATCGGCCACACCAGAAGCAATAGCTGGGTTAATGGTGTACTTAGCAATATAGCGCTTGATGCGCTCGTTATCGTTGTTGGTAGTATCGCCTGCTAGTGAGCCCCGTTGTTGCTTCATCCGGTGAGCAACCTGCCAGGTGCGCAGCACAACCTCGCCCACACGACCCATAGCCTGAGAGTCGGAGGAAGTAATAGCCAAGACACCCATATCGTGTAGAACATCTTCGGCAGCGATTGTTTCTTTGCGAATACGTGAATCAGCGAATGCGATATCTTCTGGAAGATCAGCATTGAGGTGGTGGCACACCATGATCATGTCAAGATGCTCATCCATCGTATTAACGGTAAATGGCAGGGTCGGGTTGGTTGATGCTGGCAAAACATTAGGTAGACCAGCTACTTTAAGAATATCTGGGGCATGTCCGCCACCAGCGCCTTCGGTGTGGAAGGTGTGGATTACCCGGTCTTTGAAGGCAGCAATGGTGTTACCGGCAAAGCCGCCCTCATTCAAGGTGTCAGTGTGAATAGCAACTTGAACGTCCATTTCATCGGCAACGGTAAGCGCGTTGTCGATGGTATTTGCGGTAGCACCCCAGTCTTCGTGAATCTTAAGTCCGATAGCGCCAGCGCGAATTTGTTCGCGTAAACGCTCTGGGTTGGAGGCGTGTCCTTTACCAAGGAAACCTACGTTGACGGCAAAATCGCGAGAAGCTTCGATCATCTTAGCGATATTGCTTGCACCAGCGGTTACGGTTGTTGCATTAGTAGAATCAACTGGGCCAGTGCCACCACCAATAAGAGTGGTGGTTCCATTATCTAGAGCTGCCTCGACCTGCTCAGGGGAGATGAAGTGGATATGGGTATCAATAGCGCCGGCAGTGACAATCTTGCCTTCGCCGCCGATAACCTCGGTGCCAACACCAATAATGATATCGATATTGTCCATAATATCGGGGTTACCGGCTTTGCCGATCTTCATAATACGGCCGTCTTTAACAGCGATATCAGCGGAATAAATGCCGGTGTAGTCAATAATAGTGGTGTTGGTGATAACCAGGTCGGGAACTTGGTCTGCGTCGACACGGGAGTTTTGTCCCATGCCATCGCGAATAACTTTTCCGCCGCCGAAAGAAACCTCATCGCCATAGTGGGTCAGATCCTTTTCAACGACTGCAATGAGGTCGGTATCGGCTAGGCGGATTCCGTCGCCGGTGGTTGGTCCGTGTAGTTCTGCGTATTGGCGACGACTCATTTCAAAAGACATGATGCTGTGCTCCTCTAGGCTTTAATGTGCACTGTTGTAGTTGTGGTAGCTGTCTAGACGGCTAGTCAATTTTTCCGTTGACTTTATTGTTGAAGCCGTAGATTTCGCGGGTGCCGGCAAAGTCAATGAGATTGACTGTGCGAGAATCGCCCGGTTCGAGTCGTACCGCAGTACCAGCTGGAATATCGAGACGCTTACCCATAGCTGCTTGACGATCAAATTCCAGTTCGGAATTAGCCTCTGCAAAGTGGAAGTGGGAACCAACCTGGACTGGTCGATCGCCTTTATTGGTTACCTCAATTGTGATGGCTTCGCGGCCGGCATTCATAATGATTGGGGTGGTCTCAGAAATGAAGTATTCACCAGGGATCATAGTGGGTCTCCTTAAGACGGCAATATTGTTAGCGAATTGGCTTGTGAACGGTGACTAGTTTGGTGCCATCTGGGAAAGTTGCTTCTACCTGAACATCGGCGATCATCTCTGGTACGCCTTCCATAACATCATCGCGCGTTAAAATGGTGATGCCTTCAGCCATGAGTTGAGCAACAGATTTGCCATCGCGAGCACCCTCCATGAGTTCAGCAGTAATTAATGCGACTGCCTCTGGATGGTTGAGTTTGAGACCGCGTTCTTTACGACGTCGTGCCAAATCAGCTGCGACGACAATCATGAGCTTATCTTGTTCACGCTGAGTGAGATGCATAAGAATCCTCCATTTGG
This DNA window, taken from Corynebacterium kutscheri, encodes the following:
- a CDS encoding urease subunit beta, encoding MIPGEYFISETTPIIMNAGREAITIEVTNKGDRPVQVGSHFHFAEANSELEFDRQAAMGKRLDIPAGTAVRLEPGDSRTVNLIDFAGTREIYGFNNKVNGKID
- a CDS encoding urease subunit gamma; protein product: MHLTQREQDKLMIVVAADLARRRKERGLKLNHPEAVALITAELMEGARDGKSVAQLMAEGITILTRDDVMEGVPEMIADVQVEATFPDGTKLVTVHKPIR
- the ureC gene encoding urease subunit alpha produces the protein MSFEMSRRQYAELHGPTTGDGIRLADTDLIAVVEKDLTHYGDEVSFGGGKVIRDGMGQNSRVDADQVPDLVITNTTIIDYTGIYSADIAVKDGRIMKIGKAGNPDIMDNIDIIIGVGTEVIGGEGKIVTAGAIDTHIHFISPEQVEAALDNGTTTLIGGGTGPVDSTNATTVTAGASNIAKMIEASRDFAVNVGFLGKGHASNPERLREQIRAGAIGLKIHEDWGATANTIDNALTVADEMDVQVAIHTDTLNEGGFAGNTIAAFKDRVIHTFHTEGAGGGHAPDILKVAGLPNVLPASTNPTLPFTVNTMDEHLDMIMVCHHLNADLPEDIAFADSRIRKETIAAEDVLHDMGVLAITSSDSQAMGRVGEVVLRTWQVAHRMKQQRGSLAGDTTNNDNERIKRYIAKYTINPAIASGVADTIGSVEEGKLADLVIWDPAYFGVKPNIVIKSGIIARSIMGDANASIPTPQPRTMRYSFGARGAAAGRTSVTFLPTAAFEADIPEQLGIDRKFVEAKNMRTISKADLKHNNATPNIEVDPETYTLTVDGEPITSEPATELPMAQRYFLF